The Pyrenophora tritici-repentis strain M4 chromosome 9, whole genome shotgun sequence sequence tacactacgagcctgcgtgtgagcgttgaagtgctttagccactcaactccaagctcattattcgtccagccattatcgctgactgcgatcgcccagtcgcgtgggatctcagcttccttataccaggctgataggtggtactggccagcgaagatgaggaacggtgggactgaccagccagcagcgctgatagcagcgatcagcgttacccactcgcgattgcctggctgaatactcttcggcctgcctctcctctctgctcctgttataactagctgcgttgtaatcttgcccatcataaagccagcttcatcaaagttgtagacgtcctcatcgcagatacctagctcagcctttgtctcttctacaagcttaaaccacctctttattaatgttgcatcctcacaaagagctctctgcctatcgtacgcttggttgaaacacgtccgaagactgtctgtacgcttaacaaaggtagatggccagttgactccaacctgctctccaccacgcgcagccagcagcttatcagccatatcacgtacagctgtgtaggtaggcgcaaatccacgcagatctagctgaagtatatagctaataatcacctcctcttctctctgggtaagcttccttgagttgggcgggcaatcgcgtcgggcaggtataccagcgcgtcggcggcggagcgttgtttcggctacgttgtagactactgcagcagtacgggtaccttggatctggtgcgcattaatagatgagatagcaagctgaatatctgcttcatttgatagtaattgagtagcgctgcgttgagccattgtagattaagatcagtaaggtgagtaaagttggtggggtgcgccgctcgcccgtgtgcgccgctcgcccatggatcatgttacGGCTTTTGTCTTTCAAGAGCCGGTATATGAAGTATAGTAGCACAAACCTCATGGTGCGACTGAAAACTCCAGACTAAAAAGTTACGTGTTCCTGAGAAGTTCTGAAGCGTGTTCATGAACGCCATTATTCTCCTTCACTTCCCTTCCCTTCTCTTTACTATCGAATCTTAAAACGTTAACTTCTCAAAAGTCTCAATGAAATGTTGGGTAGTGGGAGAGAATTTCCCCTGTGATGATAAAAATTGTACTGAGTAAATGCATGTTTGAAGCCTCCCTAGGTGTTGTCAAAAGCGTTTACTAAGTGCTATGTGTGCTTATGTGCCTCAGAATATTTCAAAAACGGGGTTCTCATAACTTGTGTCTTTTTACAGATCTACGGTCGACCACACATGATTTCATCTGCAAATGTTCGTAAACAGAGACTAGCATATATATatatgtgtgtgtgtgtgtacAGGAGTAGATTTTAGATATGTTTATGCTTGGTAGATGCAGCGAAAACCCACGACTGGATATTCCAGGCGGGGACTGAACGGTTCAAAAGTATTTCGTCACTAGTATAGGACATGAACCGACTGGATCTGATATTTGAGAAAGACTTATGCGGTGCGTAGAACGAGAGTGGAAGAAGCAAAGACAGCAAGATGCGTGAGACAGGACTTTATAGTGCGTATGGATATTTATTAGGACTAGCTCAACCCGATTCGTCGTGCACTTTGTGATGAGTCTGGTAGTCCTGCCATTCATAGAAGAGGTGTCCTGAAAAGCACTAGCTGTGTCAATTATCTCATGTCACCCACGTGCTCATAACCAGCAAGCGAGAACACGATGATTATAGCAACATACTCATTGAGTGCTAAGAAAGTCTTGGAGGCGACGAATAACCCCACAACAAGTAAGAAGATAGTATGTGCTTTCATAACGCTCCTCTCATCTATACGAGACTACTCTTTCTCTCATTCTCCAAGCGCATGTATGCCTGCTCGATTTCTCCCAGATAGTCCTGTTCGACTGCCCTCCTCTGCACCACCTGCTTCAAATTGACTTGAAAAGGCTTCTCCTTCTTCGCAAGCAACAAGGTTTCCTTCGGAATCCTAATTTCATCGATATCGGCCTTGTTGGTTCCGGTAACTATATGCTCGTACAGCTCTTCGAGCAGTTGCGCCTCACTCTTTCTGTCCAACACACCTACCTTCGCTTGCATGATGATATATGGTGTGGGTCGACCCTCGCCACCAACGAGCACCTGCTCTACGTCCGAATGTAGCAGGATTCTTTTCTCAATATCTTGTGCGTTGAACTTCGCTAGCCAATTTAGCTTTGTCAGGTCGTCTTTGCGTGCGGAAAATTCCCATCGCGTCCGAGCGTCCGAGTCTGTCACAGGCCTGTAGAGCTCCTTCGTTTCAATGCGATCCAAGTGTCTGTGTGCAGTATTCCAGAACGCCAACTGAAATGGATTCATGCGCCCGTCTTTAGGAGCTTCGAGGACGAGTTCGTGGAGGTCCTCGCCCGGGATGTCAAGGGGAACCATCTTGTGACCGTTCTCCGGGACGAAGTCATGGGTATACCACAACTTTCTATTCGCTGGTCGCAAACTCAATTGATCTCCAGTCTCGGTTGAACCAATCGCAGGGCTCAGTCGCGTATACTGACAGAGGTCATCACCAATGGCTTGATTCAACGGAGCGCCAAGGTATACGACGAATTCCAAGGATCTTAGTAACTTTTTAGAAGCTGGATCGTCATACAGCGTGGTGATTGTGTATGGAGGACACCTCATACCGTCGATTTGGTTCATCTGGAGGATCTTCTTGAATGTTCTGGGTGTTAAACTGACCTCACCCTGTGGCAACATGATACAGGGGCTGTCTAGAAAGACCGGGCTGACTATCATCGCATGCAGACCAGCTAGCCATTGCGGAGGGCACGGATTGAGGTTCGTCTTCCCGAACCAAGACTCATATGCAAGACCTCGAGGCCAGTGTCTTTTGTTAAGAACGGGCACGTTCTTGTATGCAGCCCACATACCATTGGTGTGATAGATTGGCCTGGGTACACCTAGAAGAGATAAGCGACTTTTCCTCTTTTCATTTCCAGGAATGTGCTTACCGGTCGTTCCAGATGTATGTATAATGATAATCTCGTCCCACTCGGCTTCTTCGTATGTCTTTTCATACGGATATCGCTTCTGCCCTTCGTTATCGAGCATCCAGTGCAGCGTTGGCAGCGCATGTATATCTAGACCCGGTTTTGATTTCACTAGAGATCCTCCGGCATCGTCTTCTGCATAGAGCCACACTCTACAGTTCGTCGATTCAACTAAGCCGTCCAAACCTTCTTCCGTTATACGGCCGTCTGGAACCAGTAACTGCGAGAATTATTAGCGTCTCTCACAAAAGACAATGTATCCAAACTAACCTTGCGTCCATTTTTTATGATAGCTGGTATCAGAATTGCATATCGCGGGTCGTTTGGTCCAAAGTACGCGACTGTGTCGCACGTACTCGCCTTGCCAAACTTTTCGTCAAACCAATATGCAACCTTGTTGATAGCATTTGCATACTGCCTCCAAGTAATCACTTGATAGCCAGCCTGCTCCCAGTCTTTGAGGGCGTACCGCATGTACATATGATCCGGGATCCATTGCGCTTTCTCGTCGATAGCATGCACCAGCAATTGGCCTTGCGGTTGTTTGAGCTCGCCCTCTGCCAAGGAACCCATCTTGAGATTGTAAGAGTAAGAAGAATGGACTTCAGAAGGCTACTGTGGAAATAGCTACAGTATTGCGTTGGTGAGCAACTGGGTATCAATATCGGCCGAAAACAATGATCATATTATATATGATACGAGTGTCTCGCATATCAACACCTCGTCTTACCCTCGCCTTAATCTCGGCTACACGCATATCCGTCTAAACCGTTTAAATCCGGCGGCATCATCCATCAGCACGAGTCGGAGATAACCCACCTTCCCCACTACCGTATGGCATCTTTCCTAAATGAGAAACACACAGTGCCACTGTGCTGGCTCATAAGACCATGAGTATCCTGATTCACCGATCGGCAATGAAAAAGAACGGCTCCTAAACAACCCATTCGGAGTATACCGGGACTTCGAATCCTTGTACGAAGTACAGGTTGACTTTATGTTGCGTACGTCAAGCGGAACTGCATTTGCTTGATGCAACCTAGTGCTGAGCTAACCCATGCATGCACAACATACAAGCTCACGCGCTAGTGATGCGCGAGTTGTTTG is a genomic window containing:
- a CDS encoding Acs, Acyl-coenzyme A synthetase-AMP-(fatty) acid ligase; amino-acid sequence: MGSLAEGELKQPQGQLLVHAIDEKAQWIPDHMYMRYALKDWEQAGYQVITWRQYANAINKVAYWFDEKFGKASTCDTVAYFGPNDPRYAILIPAIIKNGRKLLVPDGRITEEGLDGLVESTNCRVWLYAEDDAGGSLVKSKPGLDIHALPTLHWMLDNEGQKRYPYEKTYEEAEWDEIIIIHTSGTTGVPRPIYHTNGMWAAYKNVPVLNKRHWPRGLAYESWFGKTNLNPCPPQWLAGLHAMIVSPVFLDSPCIMLPQGEVSLTPRTFKKILQMNQIDGMRCPPYTITTLYDDPASKKLLRSLEFVVYLGAPLNQAIGDDLCQYTRLSPAIGSTETGDQLSLRPANRKLWYTHDFVPENGHKMVPLDIPGEDLHELVLEAPKDGRMNPFQLAFWNTAHRHLDRIETKELYRPVTDSDARTRWEFSARKDDLTKLNWLAKFNAQDIEKRILLHSDVEQVLVGGEGRPTPYIIMQAKVGVLDRKSEAQLLEELYEHIVTGTNKADIDEIRIPKETLLLAKKEKPFQVNLKQVVQRRAVEQDYLGEIEQAYMRLENERKSSLV